From the genome of Anopheles merus strain MAF chromosome X, AmerM5.1, whole genome shotgun sequence, one region includes:
- the LOC121593243 gene encoding small ubiquitin-related modifier 2-like: protein MADEKKGSESEHINLKVLGQDNAVVQFKIKRHTPLRKLMNAYCDRAGLSMQVVRFRFDGQPINENDTPTTLDMEEGDTIEVYQQQTGGF from the exons ATGGCTGACGAAAAGAAG GGATCCGAATCGGAGCATATCAACCTGAAAGTTCTGGGCCAGGACAATGCCGTTGTGCAGTTCAAGATCAAGCGGCACACACCGCTGCGTAAGCTGATGAACGCCTACTGCGACCGAGCG GGTCTGTCGATGCAGGTGGTCCGTTTCCGTTTCGATGGACAGCCGATCAACGAAAACGATACGCCGACGACGCTCGACATGGAGGAAGGTGACACGATTGAGGTGTACCAGCAGCAGACCGGAGGCTTCTAA
- the LOC121596443 gene encoding glutathione hydrolase 1 proenzyme-like isoform X2 produces the protein MFNCRTLTLYFHIPLAAVLLYWYRPYLFDQFTVGTTQAPPPPHHATSDALVPPDPGHTDLSVKLSYSTLHMYETAAICSDSDICSNIGRDLLKRNGTAVDAAIGTMFCAGLTNLQSMGLGGGFVMNVYRRAERRAYTLDAREIAAGQATEDMHLHDPSTTNEGPLSVAVPGELKGYWEAHRRFGQLPWAEVVRPSRELCRRGIPISKHMQDSLSFNSKALLDERIRDLFTDPATGRRKVQGDLIQPTQLCDTLDHIATEGGDTLYQGPLAEEFAADLKDMGSIITLEDLRSYRVRWNESIPIDLNGDTMYVAPPPASGVLLAFIMNILKGYHFQPDDVRSIEETILTVHRIVEAFKFAYGKRTEIGDPLFVDIAELTSNLTSIEYAEAIRARIDEMKTGTKPGDYDGYFFTPNNEGTAHISVLAPSGDAVSVTSSVNFYFGAGLMGPRTGIIVNSGMDDFSSPGLRNYFGLPGSKANFIRPRKRALSSMSPTIVTDPDHDVKLVVGAAGGTKITTAVALTIMRVLWFGYDIKEAIDAPRFHHQLIPMAVQYEYGNLDLIVKGLRAKGHHTMRYRERGSIICAIAQNASGIYANADFRKGGDVAGF, from the exons ATGTTCAACTG CCGCACGCTGACGCTTTACTTTCACATACCGCTGGCTGCGGTGCTGCTCTACTGGTACCGGCCCTATCTGTTTGACCAGTTTACCGTCGGTACGACACAGGCtccgccaccaccacaccatgcCACATCGGACGCGCTGGTACCGCCCGATCCGGGCCACACTGATCTCTCGGTGAAGTTGTCCTACTCCACCCTGCACATGTACGAGACGGCGGCCATCTGCTCGGATTCGGACATTTGCAGCAACATCGGTCG CGACCTGCTGAAGCGGAACGGCACTGCAGTGGATGCCGCCATCGGGACCATGTTCTGTGCCGGGCTGACCAACCTCCAGTCGATGGGCTTGGGCGGCGGGTTCGTGATGAACGTCTACCGGCGAGCGGAGCGACGGGCCTACACGCTGGACGCACGCGAAATCGCCGCCGGCCAGGCAACGGAGGATATGCACCTGCACGATCCGAGCACGACGAACGAGGGCCCCCTGTCGGTGGCGGTACCGGGCGAGCTAAAGGGTTACTGGGAGGCGCACCGGCGCTTCGGCCAGCTGCCGTGGGCGGAGGTGGTCCGCCCGAGCCGGGAGCTGTGTCGCCGGGGCATACCGATCTCGAAGCACATGCAAGACTCACTGTCCTTTAACTCGAAAGCACTGCTAGACGAGCGGATCAG GGATCTCTTCACAGATCCAGCCACCGGGCGGCGCAAAGTGCAGGGCGATCTGATACAACCGACGCAACTGTGCGATACGCTCGATCACATCGCGACCGAGGGTGGTGACACGCTTTACCAGGGTCCCCTGGCGGAAGAGTTTGCAGCAGATCTCAAGGACATGGGTAGCATCATAACGCTGGAAGACCTACGAAGCTATCG TGTTCGCTGGAACGAATCTATACCGATTGATCTGAATGGAGATACAATGTACGTGGCGCCTCCTCCGGCAAGCGGTGTCCTACTGGCATTTATCATGAACATCCTCAAGGGCTATCACTTCCAGCCAGATGATGTGCGCAGCATCGAGGAAACAATCCTCACCGTCCACCGTATCGTGGAGGCGTTCAAGTTTGCGTACGGGAAGCGAACAGAAATCGGAGACCCATTGTTCGTGGATATTGCGGAG CTGACGTCCAATCTCACCTCGATCGAGTACGCGGAAGCGATACGTGCCCGTATAGATGAAATGAAAACCGGAACCAAACCGGGCGACTATGACGGATACTTCTTTACGCCAAACAATGAAGGCACGGCACACATTTCTGTGCTAG CACCATCTGGAGATGCAGTGTCGGTGACTAGCTCGGTCAACTTCTA CTTCGGAGCGGGCCTGATGGGACCTCGTACCGGGATCATCGTGAACAGTGGGATGGATGACTTCTCTTCTCCAGGACTGCGTAATTATTTTGGACTGCCCGGCTCGAAGGCTAACTTTATTCGGCCTCGAAAGCGAGCTCTATCCTCCATGTCACCCACGATCGTGACCGATCCGGACCATGACGTCAAGCTGGTCGTTGGAGCAGCCGGTGGAACTAAAATTACCACCGCCGTTGCATTG ACCATAATGCGTGTCCTATGGTTTGGATATGATATAAAAGAAGCTATTGATGCGCCACGGTTTCACCATCAATTGATCCCGATGGCAGTACAGTACGAGTATGGCAATTTGGAT CTGATCGTGAAGGGCCTGAGAGCAAAAGGACATCACACGATGCGATATCGGGAACGTGGTTCCATCATATGTGCCATCGCCCAGAATGCATCCGGCATTTACGCGAATGCCGACTTCCGGAAGGGTGGCGATGTTGCCGGTTTTTGA
- the LOC121596443 gene encoding glutathione hydrolase 1 proenzyme-like isoform X1: MPNPARDNRCRTLTLYFHIPLAAVLLYWYRPYLFDQFTVGTTQAPPPPHHATSDALVPPDPGHTDLSVKLSYSTLHMYETAAICSDSDICSNIGRDLLKRNGTAVDAAIGTMFCAGLTNLQSMGLGGGFVMNVYRRAERRAYTLDAREIAAGQATEDMHLHDPSTTNEGPLSVAVPGELKGYWEAHRRFGQLPWAEVVRPSRELCRRGIPISKHMQDSLSFNSKALLDERIRDLFTDPATGRRKVQGDLIQPTQLCDTLDHIATEGGDTLYQGPLAEEFAADLKDMGSIITLEDLRSYRVRWNESIPIDLNGDTMYVAPPPASGVLLAFIMNILKGYHFQPDDVRSIEETILTVHRIVEAFKFAYGKRTEIGDPLFVDIAELTSNLTSIEYAEAIRARIDEMKTGTKPGDYDGYFFTPNNEGTAHISVLAPSGDAVSVTSSVNFYFGAGLMGPRTGIIVNSGMDDFSSPGLRNYFGLPGSKANFIRPRKRALSSMSPTIVTDPDHDVKLVVGAAGGTKITTAVALTIMRVLWFGYDIKEAIDAPRFHHQLIPMAVQYEYGNLDLIVKGLRAKGHHTMRYRERGSIICAIAQNASGIYANADFRKGGDVAGF; encoded by the exons ATGCCGAATCCTGCCAGGGACAATCGATG CCGCACGCTGACGCTTTACTTTCACATACCGCTGGCTGCGGTGCTGCTCTACTGGTACCGGCCCTATCTGTTTGACCAGTTTACCGTCGGTACGACACAGGCtccgccaccaccacaccatgcCACATCGGACGCGCTGGTACCGCCCGATCCGGGCCACACTGATCTCTCGGTGAAGTTGTCCTACTCCACCCTGCACATGTACGAGACGGCGGCCATCTGCTCGGATTCGGACATTTGCAGCAACATCGGTCG CGACCTGCTGAAGCGGAACGGCACTGCAGTGGATGCCGCCATCGGGACCATGTTCTGTGCCGGGCTGACCAACCTCCAGTCGATGGGCTTGGGCGGCGGGTTCGTGATGAACGTCTACCGGCGAGCGGAGCGACGGGCCTACACGCTGGACGCACGCGAAATCGCCGCCGGCCAGGCAACGGAGGATATGCACCTGCACGATCCGAGCACGACGAACGAGGGCCCCCTGTCGGTGGCGGTACCGGGCGAGCTAAAGGGTTACTGGGAGGCGCACCGGCGCTTCGGCCAGCTGCCGTGGGCGGAGGTGGTCCGCCCGAGCCGGGAGCTGTGTCGCCGGGGCATACCGATCTCGAAGCACATGCAAGACTCACTGTCCTTTAACTCGAAAGCACTGCTAGACGAGCGGATCAG GGATCTCTTCACAGATCCAGCCACCGGGCGGCGCAAAGTGCAGGGCGATCTGATACAACCGACGCAACTGTGCGATACGCTCGATCACATCGCGACCGAGGGTGGTGACACGCTTTACCAGGGTCCCCTGGCGGAAGAGTTTGCAGCAGATCTCAAGGACATGGGTAGCATCATAACGCTGGAAGACCTACGAAGCTATCG TGTTCGCTGGAACGAATCTATACCGATTGATCTGAATGGAGATACAATGTACGTGGCGCCTCCTCCGGCAAGCGGTGTCCTACTGGCATTTATCATGAACATCCTCAAGGGCTATCACTTCCAGCCAGATGATGTGCGCAGCATCGAGGAAACAATCCTCACCGTCCACCGTATCGTGGAGGCGTTCAAGTTTGCGTACGGGAAGCGAACAGAAATCGGAGACCCATTGTTCGTGGATATTGCGGAG CTGACGTCCAATCTCACCTCGATCGAGTACGCGGAAGCGATACGTGCCCGTATAGATGAAATGAAAACCGGAACCAAACCGGGCGACTATGACGGATACTTCTTTACGCCAAACAATGAAGGCACGGCACACATTTCTGTGCTAG CACCATCTGGAGATGCAGTGTCGGTGACTAGCTCGGTCAACTTCTA CTTCGGAGCGGGCCTGATGGGACCTCGTACCGGGATCATCGTGAACAGTGGGATGGATGACTTCTCTTCTCCAGGACTGCGTAATTATTTTGGACTGCCCGGCTCGAAGGCTAACTTTATTCGGCCTCGAAAGCGAGCTCTATCCTCCATGTCACCCACGATCGTGACCGATCCGGACCATGACGTCAAGCTGGTCGTTGGAGCAGCCGGTGGAACTAAAATTACCACCGCCGTTGCATTG ACCATAATGCGTGTCCTATGGTTTGGATATGATATAAAAGAAGCTATTGATGCGCCACGGTTTCACCATCAATTGATCCCGATGGCAGTACAGTACGAGTATGGCAATTTGGAT CTGATCGTGAAGGGCCTGAGAGCAAAAGGACATCACACGATGCGATATCGGGAACGTGGTTCCATCATATGTGCCATCGCCCAGAATGCATCCGGCATTTACGCGAATGCCGACTTCCGGAAGGGTGGCGATGTTGCCGGTTTTTGA